In one Capricornis sumatraensis isolate serow.1 chromosome 1, serow.2, whole genome shotgun sequence genomic region, the following are encoded:
- the TCF23 gene encoding transcription factor 23 — protein MSQREARGARAMPGLGQSPAKATPRLLAGTESKRSRLSRRGQDLWEESSWSNQRWSRTAPNPRGARARSLARGRSEASPENAARERSRVRTLRQAFLALQATLPAVPPDTKLSKLDVLVLATSYIAHLTRTLGQEMPGPPWPPFLRGLRYLHPLKKWPMRSRLYAGGLGCAGLDSTTASNSGQRTKEAEAGPQVSGEADAFLPTRPLSPAPSDK, from the exons ATGTCACAGAGGGAGGCCAGAGGGGCACGGGCCATGCCAGGACTGGGGCAGAGCCCAGCCAAGGCCACGCCGAGGTTGTTAGCAGGCACTGAGAGCAAGAGGAGCCGCTTGAGCAGGAGAGGGCAGGACCTGTGGGAAGAGTCCAGCTGGAGCAACCAAAGATGGAGCCGAACAGCCCCGAACCCTCGAGGAGCCAGGGCCAGGAGCCTGGCTCGGGGTCGG AGCGAGGCCAGTCCTGAGAACGCTGCGCGGGAGCGGAGCCGGGTGAGGACCCTGCGCCAGGCCTTTCTGGCCCTGCAGGCCACCCTGCCGGCCGTGCCTCCTGACACCAAGTTGTCCAAGTTGGATGTGCTGGTGCTGGCCACCAGCTACATAGCCCACCTCACCCGCACGCTTGGACAAGAGATGCCCGGCCCCCCCTGGCCGCCTTTCCTGCGTGGACTCCGCTACTTGCACCCTCTCAAG AAGTGGCCGATGCGATCTCGTCTCTACGCTGGAGGCCTGGGGTGCGCTGGTCTTGACTCCACCACAGCCTCCAACTCAGGCCAAAGAACAaaggaggcagaggcagggccCCAGGTCTCTGGAGAGGCAGATGCCTTTCTTCCCACCAGGCCACTGTCACCAGCACCCAGTGACAAGTGA